A region from the Linepithema humile isolate Giens D197 chromosome 1, Lhum_UNIL_v1.0, whole genome shotgun sequence genome encodes:
- the mute gene encoding uncharacterized protein mute isoform X3, whose protein sequence is MEEEIERQLDAKAAKTNLTATNVKNILKHVIPYEHLMTMIQKWLQDTVNDNFGPKLTRAKAKKLAAEKLNIPWPITTAQKTSSEVQVLIQEELPEDSSDEEYNPEHDKQSDDDREEYIEHVENTSSSDVESQTSMSKNNKDTTSESQTSSHVQYDPEGIFKIPVVPPVSTVEESIGQRTRSKLSLSETSLEEIEQAFIPPDITADMTDWDCDLDEDWDNFLKEFTKPLRQEPIIEDDPEADPEYNILEDEETDLLDKEELRTDKAVEVPREEPYDLIAELLELTPMFLTQEEEQEISRKKKTPYNITPPIDNNTMDCSMAELLPALAEPEQPYLMKPEQHLLLATQFRQHVQLMTQHFAMTFMHPEYHYLSEICKQNLIGLRHLGTGPNSAFNVENLEEALKLVSTWEHNFSDVKFYINLKKNTTMDIHKTKSYRVNKYRDIDPFHPELEKLFVESKALMYPQLLPHMPFINGFKSHVKSAKYFKSEETLIALGIEQFLPFVASKPKKFKSKQMQLSDAVQLICHYMLPCRDAQGVLYHIKKRRVAKDSNPIKHYFEKTRAPTIIHYITTENTPKAPKDQPMEFLPLRWQTYLSNQNNYKNNLVKSTYILDSNGNLGKAINMNSIVRSYPSVSNNHPLRNPVVNMLPKILPATLNPRATSTSDKVDTSIKRNSKLNDNNDGNEKNTFDNVQSPEVHVETNKTHISLRSSSKRNNADVKAKQTDKLLDKNDTIVTRSSKVSENLSQMSAASPQIRKTTPRLAKMKSAQNMKLMAQALGSKSSSTSGTLKSKEKDNADKNNDEHCAVSKVDNEEEIAELMLASTTIIKDPVSRKKAKQTRELEIIKRLLKAEDPLTEEEREAKFAASYLQKLHLTVQSNNPETFKAVIQLYLDYSEKLENINQAVVDASFPEELSTETSQNNAIKKDILTVQLYQDICKKLQNYPEMCSDFLLFLKPHQAAMIGKSIEYMMLQKMKDFVHVAQIYFAKQPSRIAKMMQAITQLSSDPHTTLENVHAVMSPVFKGHPFVMDLFLQVLPTAKPPESLFAPHMFENLTCPLGPYDKNITYTENAPELYENIELPTIAYQDDPYGGENCKCDCHMDDANLKNNSEHCVSCGTRFLNGRIYLQTPEGLRPAKITFPGEDQEKLENIARVSLKVADKGVPPISSKKRRKPSKNNPNHEDICQKQCVTKYLPLKENEDNEKTIAKSKKNVKFALKVDQDQRKVLKRRSTADDAIANKKMRMTQCKNKREKKTEETDTLLETESNELDITEQEKPNEFTEIETKNCTQLSMQDNTLDSEINTQVALGVNNSTDRNPKVIYFTLDNRNAGIETVVTTTAIEDSVQSKSHLMNSKPWTRQEDMFLLQSIKKEYSENSFLLISEQLKNRTVNQVKERCQILLSLLEKML, encoded by the exons ATGGAAGAAGAGATTGAAAGACAACTTGATGCTAAAGCTGCCAAAACTAATTTAACTGCCACTAATGTTAAGAATATATTGAAACATGTAATCCCTTATGAGCATTTAATGACAATGATACAAAAATGGCTTCAAGATACAGTGAACGACAACTTTGGACCTAAACTGACAAGAGCTAAAGCCAA AAAATTAGCAGCTGAAAAACTCAATATACCATGGCCTATTACTACAGCACAAAAAACTTCTTCAGAAGTACAAGTGTTAATTCAAGAGGAATTACCAGAAGATTCGTCTGATGAAGAATATAATCCTGAGCATGATAAACAGAGTGATGATGATAGAGAAGAATATATAGAACATGTAGAGAATACATCAAGTAGCGATGTAGAGTCACAAACATCAATGTcaaagaataataaagatacaaCTTCTGAATCACAAACATCATCACACGTACAATATGATCCTGAAGGAATTTTCAAGATACCAGT tgTACCACCTGTTTCGACGGTAGAAGAGAGTATTGGTCAAAGAACACGTTCTAAATTATCCTTAAGCGAAACTTCTTTAGAGGAAATAGAACAAGCATTTATACCACCTGATATAACTGCTGATATGACTGATTGGGATTGCGATCTTGATGAAGACTGggataatttcttaaaagaaTTTACTAAACCCTTGAGACAAGAACCAATTATAGAAGATGATCCAGAAGCAGATCCAGAATATAACATCTTGGAGGATGAGGAAACAGATTTAT tggACAAGGAAGAGCTCAGGACAGATAAAGCAGTAGAAGTTCCTCGTGAAGAACCATATGATTTAATTGCAGAATTGCTCGAATTAACTCCTATGTTTTTAACACAAGAAGAAGAGCAAGAAATAtctagaaaaaagaaaactccATATAACATAACTCCGCcaattgataataatactatg gATTGTTCTATGGCGGAACTGTTACCAGCACTTGCAGAACCTGAACAGCCATACTTAATGAAACCTGAACAGCATCTTTTATTAGCTACACAATTTCGGCAACATGTACAATTAATGACACAACACTTTGCTATGACTTTTATGCATCCGGAATATCATTACCTATCAGAAATATGCAAGCAGAACTTAATTGGCTTGAG ACATTTAGGTACTGGGCCTAATTCTGCATTTAACGTGGAAAATTTAGAAGAAGCTTTAAAACTAGTGTCAACTTGGGAGCACAACTTTTCTGATgttaaattctatataaacTTGAAAAAGAATACAACAATGGACATTCATAAAACTAAATCGTATCGTGTAAATAAGTACAGAGATATTGATCCATTTCATCCTGAGttagagaaattatttgttgaaagTAAGGCTCTTATGTACCCGCAACTTCTACCACATATGCCTTTTATAAATGGATTTAAAAGTCATGTCAAAAGTGccaaatatttcaaatcgGAAGAAAC cTTAATTGCGTTGGGTATAGAACAGTTTTTACCGTTTGTTGCATCTaaaccaaaaaaatttaaaagtaaacaaaTGCAATTAAGTGATGCAGTTCAACTTATTTGCCATTATATGTTACCATGCAGAGATGCGCAAGGagtattatatcatattaaaaaacgtCGTGTTGCTAAAGATTCCAATCCAAttaaa cattattttgaaaaaacacGCGCTCCTACTATAATACATTACATAACAACGGAAAATACTCCAAAAGCTCCAAAAGATCAACCAATGGAGTTTCTACCTCTAAGATGGCAAACATATCTCAGTAAT caaaacaattataaaaacaatttggTAAAAAGTACATATATACTTGATTCAAATGGTAATCTTGGGAAAGCGATAAACATGAATTCAATCGTGAGATCATATCCCAGTGTTTCTAATAATCATCCCTTGCGAAATCCAGTTGTAAATATGTTGCCAAAAATATTACCTGCAACTTTAAACCCCAGAGCTACTTCAACTTCGGATAAGGTTGATACTTccattaaaagaaattctaaACTCAACGATAACAACGATGGCAACGAGAAAAACACATTTGATAATGTTCAGAGCCCTGAGGTGCATGTAGAAACGAATAAAACGCACATAAGTCTCCGTAGCTCTTCAAAAAGGAATAATGCAGATGTAAAGGCAAAGCAGACAGATAAATTGCTAGACAAAAATGATACTATAGTAACTAGAAGCTCAAAAGTATCtgaaaatttatcacaaatgTCAGCAGCGTCACCACAAATACGTAAGACTACGCCCCGATTAGCAAAAATGAAAAGTGCTCAAAATATGAAACTGATGGCACAAGCTTTAGGTTCAAAAAGTTCATCTACTTCTGGTACCTTAAAATCTAAAGAAAAGGATAACGCTGATAAAAACAACGATGAACATTGTGCTGTGTCAAAAGTT GACAATGAAGAAGAAATAGCAGAATTAATGCTGGCCAGTAccacaataataaaagatcCTGTGAGTAGGAAAAAGGCTAAACAAACTAGAGAattggaaattattaaaagattactGAAAGCTGAAGACCCATTAACTGAAGAAGAACGTGAAGCAA aATTTGCAGCATCGTATCTTCAAAAACTGCATTTGACAGTTCAATCTAATAATCCAGAAACATTTAAAGCCGTGATACAATTGTATTTAGACTACAGTgagaaattagaaaatattaaccaAGCAGTTGTTGATGCATCGTTTCCTGAAGAACTTTCAACGGAAACGTcacaaaataatgcaataaaaaaagacatacTAACAGTTCAATTGTATCAAGATATCTGCAAAAAGTTGCAGAATTATCCAGAAATGTGTTCagattttctgttatttttaaagcCACATCAAGCCGCAATGATTGGTAAATCCATAGAATATATGatgttacaaaaaatgaaagattttGTTCATGttgcacaaatatattttgctaaaCAACCGTCACGGATAGCAAAAATGATGCAAGCCATTACACAACTTTCATCTGATCCGCACACAACTTTGGAAAATGTTCATGCTGTTATGAGTCCTGTTTTTAAAGGCCATCCATTCGTTATGGATTTATTCTTGCAAGTCCTGCCGACTGCAAAACCTCCTGAAAG CTTATTTGCACCTCACATGTTTGAAAACTTGACATGTCCATTAGGAccttatgataaaaatataacttatacTGAAAACGCACCAGAGTTATATGAGAATATAGAATTACCTACAATAGCTTATCAGGATGATCCATACGGTGGGGAGAATTGTAAGTGTGATTGTCACATGGACGAtgcaaatcttaaaaataattcagagCATTGTGTCTCCTGTGGTACACGG TTTCTTAATGGAAGGATTTATCTCCAAACTCCTGAAGGATTACGACCAGCGAAAATTACGTTTCCTGGCGAAGATCaggaaaaattggaaaatatcgCACGCGTATCGTTGAAAGTTGCTGACAAAGGTGTTCCGCCAATTTCATCTAAAAAACGACGAAAACCATCCAAAAATAATCCTAATCACGAAGATATTTGCCAGAAGCAATGCGTGACAAAGTACTTGCCActaaaagaaaatgaagatAATGAAAAAACAATAGCAAAATCTAAGAAGAATGTCAAATTTGCACTTAAAGTAGATCAAGATcaaagaaaagttttaaaaaggaGGAGCACTGCGGATGATGCaattgcgaataaaaaaatgcgtatGACTCAATGCAAGAATAAACGAGAAAAGAAGACTGAAGAAACAGACACTTTGTTAGAAACAGAAAGCAATGAACTTGATATTACGGAGCAAGAAAAACCAAATGAGTTTACTGAAATAGAAACCAAGAATTGTACGCAATTATCAATGCAAGATAATACATTAGATTCCGAAATCAATACACAAGTTGCTTTAGGTGTAAACAACAGCACAGATCGTAATCCAA aggttatatattttactttagatAATAGAAATGCAGGTATAGAAACGGTAGTTACGACAACGGCAATCGAAGATAGCGTGCAATCAAAGTCTCATTTAATGAACAGTAAACCATGGACACGTCAGGAAGATATGTTTCTACTACAAAGTATCAAGAAGGAATATTCTGAAAATTCATTTCTACTCATTAgtgaacaattaaaaaatcgcaCGGTTAATcag GTGAAAGAGAGATGTCAAATTTTGCTTTCTTTACTCgagaaaatgttataa